A genomic region of Deinococcus humi contains the following coding sequences:
- the sdhC gene encoding succinate dehydrogenase, cytochrome b556 subunit: protein MYKGREGQWAFLLHRLSGIAILAYLLIHVFSIGSFIFGERFYMAIHETYDWPIFRIGLVFITAGVVYHAFNGLRIIVMDFTGAGVAYQRQMWYAVMALTVISGLYAAWTLLPRLLGGY from the coding sequence ATGTACAAGGGAAGAGAGGGGCAATGGGCATTTTTGCTTCACCGCCTGTCGGGAATCGCGATCCTGGCTTATCTGCTGATTCACGTTTTCAGCATCGGCTCGTTCATCTTTGGTGAGCGGTTCTACATGGCAATTCACGAAACGTACGACTGGCCGATCTTCCGTATCGGACTGGTGTTCATCACGGCGGGGGTGGTGTACCACGCCTTCAATGGCCTGCGCATCATCGTGATGGACTTTACCGGGGCTGGCGTGGCCTATCAGCGCCAAATGTGGTACGCCGTGATGGCGCTCACCGTGATCAGTGGACTGTACGCAGCCTGGACGCTGCTGCCGCGCCTGCTGGGAGGCTACTAG
- a CDS encoding succinate dehydrogenase hydrophobic membrane anchor subunit — MIRARTFIDAKQQSHSNAELNWWIFMRISGLILVFLVLGHIYMTFIQVSESDATFTAVVGKLANPAWKFYDWLILALALMHGTNGARYSIEDYIRTRPNRAWVKGVFYTVVALVFAFGTIGLFSI; from the coding sequence ATGATCCGCGCGAGAACGTTTATCGACGCCAAACAGCAGTCGCACAGCAACGCCGAGCTGAACTGGTGGATCTTCATGCGCATCAGCGGACTGATCCTGGTCTTCCTGGTGCTGGGTCACATCTACATGACCTTTATCCAGGTTTCCGAATCCGATGCCACGTTTACGGCGGTGGTGGGCAAACTGGCGAATCCGGCCTGGAAGTTCTATGACTGGCTGATCCTGGCACTGGCGCTGATGCACGGCACCAATGGGGCGCGGTATTCCATTGAGGACTACATCCGCACCCGTCCCAACCGGGCCTGGGTCAAGGGCGTGTTCTACACCGTGGTGGCGCTGGTCTTCGCTTTCGGCACCATCGGCCTCTTTTCCATCTGA